From a region of the Canis lupus dingo isolate Sandy chromosome 5, ASM325472v2, whole genome shotgun sequence genome:
- the PTS gene encoding 6-pyruvoyl tetrahydrobiopterin synthase isoform X2, with amino-acid sequence MSGEGGGGGGGGGGGRRRARVSRLVSFSATHRLHSKSLSNEENLKLFGKCNNPNGHGHNYKVVVTVHGEIDPVTGMVMNLTDLKEYMEEAIMKPLDHKNLDLDVPYFADVVSTTENVAVYIWENLQKFLPLGVLYKVKVYETDNNIVVYKGE; translated from the exons ATGAgcggggagggcggcggcggcggcggcggcggcggcggggggcgccgcAGGGCGCGAGTGTCCCGCCTCGTCTCCTTCAGCGCCACCCACCGACTCCACAG caaATCTCTGAGTAATGAAGAAAACTTGAAACTGTTTGGGAAATGCAACAATCCAAATGGCCATGGGCACAATTATAAAG TTGTGGTGACAGTGCATGGAGAG aTTGATCCTGTTACAGGAATGGTTATGAACTTGACCGACCTCAAAGAATATATGGAG GAGGCAATTATGAAGCCCCTTGATCACAAGAATCTGGATCTGGATGTACCATACTTTGCAGATGTGGTAAG cACAACAGAAAATGTAGCTGTATATATCTGGGAAAACCTCCAGAAATTTCTTCCTCTGGGAGTTCTTTATAAAGTAAAAGTATATGAAACTGACAATAATATTGTTGTCTATAAAGGAGAGTAG